The Pseudomonas azotoformans genome has a segment encoding these proteins:
- a CDS encoding 2-aminoadipate transaminase, whose protein sequence is MSRETISQSISIVHPISLSHGKNAEVWDTSGKRYIDFVGGIGVLNLGHCHPGVVEAIRDQATQLTHYAFNAAPHAPYIELMNRLTAFIPVDYPVSGMLTNSGAEAAENALKIVRGATGRSAVIAFDGAFHGRTLATLNLNGKVAPYKQKVGVLPGPVYHLPYPSADNGVTCAEALKAMDRLFSVEIDVNDVACFIIEPVQGEGGFLALDIEFAQALRRFCDENNILLIADEIQSGFGRTGERFAFSRLGIEPDLILLGKSIAGGVPLGAVVGRKALMDNLPKGGLGGTYSGNPIACAAALATLDAMTDEHLKTWGSQQEEAIVSRYETWRAQGLTPYLGRLTGIGSMRGIELANTDGTPAPKQLAQLLGLARDAGLLLMPSGKSRHIIRLLAPLTIEPAVLEEGLEILEACLKQLD, encoded by the coding sequence ATGAGCCGCGAAACCATCAGCCAGTCGATTTCCATCGTTCACCCCATCAGCCTCAGTCACGGCAAAAACGCTGAGGTCTGGGACACCTCGGGCAAACGCTATATCGATTTTGTCGGCGGCATTGGTGTGCTCAACCTCGGTCATTGCCACCCCGGCGTGGTCGAAGCCATTCGTGACCAGGCGACTCAGTTGACCCATTACGCGTTCAACGCAGCACCTCACGCGCCCTACATCGAGCTGATGAACCGTCTTACTGCGTTTATCCCGGTGGACTACCCCGTCAGCGGCATGCTCACCAACAGCGGCGCGGAGGCGGCGGAAAACGCGCTGAAGATCGTGCGCGGCGCCACCGGTCGCAGCGCAGTGATCGCATTTGATGGTGCCTTTCACGGCCGCACCCTGGCCACGCTCAACTTGAATGGCAAGGTCGCGCCCTACAAACAAAAGGTCGGGGTACTACCCGGCCCTGTGTATCACCTGCCCTACCCTAGCGCCGATAACGGCGTGACCTGCGCCGAAGCGCTGAAGGCCATGGACCGCCTGTTCAGCGTGGAAATCGACGTCAACGACGTGGCCTGTTTCATCATCGAGCCGGTGCAGGGCGAAGGCGGGTTCCTGGCGCTGGACATTGAATTCGCCCAGGCGCTGCGGCGCTTTTGCGACGAAAACAACATTCTGCTGATTGCCGATGAAATCCAATCGGGCTTTGGCCGTACCGGCGAGCGTTTTGCTTTCTCGCGCCTGGGGATCGAGCCGGACTTGATCCTGCTGGGTAAAAGCATCGCCGGCGGTGTACCGCTGGGCGCCGTCGTAGGGCGCAAGGCGTTGATGGACAACCTGCCCAAAGGTGGCCTGGGCGGCACGTACTCCGGCAATCCCATCGCCTGTGCAGCAGCGCTGGCAACGCTGGATGCAATGACCGATGAACACCTGAAAACCTGGGGCTCACAGCAAGAAGAAGCCATCGTCAGCCGTTATGAGACCTGGCGTGCACAAGGCCTGACACCCTACCTCGGCCGCCTGACCGGCATTGGTTCCATGCGCGGCATCGAACTGGCCAACACCGACGGCACACCCGCGCCGAAACAGCTGGCCCAACTACTCGGCCTGGCGCGGGACGCCGGTTTGTTGCTGATGCCCAGCGGCAAGTCGCGGCACATCATCCGCCTGCTGGCACCGCTGACCATCGAGCCTGCGGTGCTGGAGGAAGGCCTGGAAATTCTCGAGGCCTGCCTCAAACAGTTGGACTAG
- a CDS encoding c-type cytochrome, whose amino-acid sequence MALSLSRLALLGATLCLSLPLHANVPDASLIEQGKYVAQLGDCIACHTAKQGKVMAGGLELSTPMGTIFSSNITPDRETGIGAYTFEQFDRVMREGVTPTGMNLYPAMPYPSYAKMSETDMRALFAYLMQGVEPVQQANLEADMGFPFNQRWGLALWNFAFVDKRLFKPDPARDEPLNRGAYLVQGLGHCGSCHTPRGIAFQEKAMSDEGSSGQHYLAGETVEHWRALSLRNLWTVEDTVQLLKTGQNRFATVAGNMADVIHHSTQHFSDDDLTAIASYLKSLPPGKDDLPMPSVALAPATPPADLFTSRGGLGYLQFCSDCHRSDGAGVKGLFPPLAGNPSIASSNPTSLLHITLTGWETAQTATHPRVYTMPGFARLKDQEIAEILSFVRTRWGNEGTPISAAQVKKLRDQLNPATTDSSAFETPRLAELLAAPNADQVVRGMRLHLQTKELLPNNVGNSLNCTSCHLNAGTVADGSPFVGVSAFFPSYAPRAGKVVTLEERINGCFRRSMNGKPLPPQSADMQAMVAYFDWMKNNTRPEDNVAGRGVGKVDPAIKPDLANGKQVYAKQCAVCHGDNGQGLARADGELIYPPLWGDQSFNIGAGMARTYTAAAFVKRNMPIGFHEKFPLGQGGLSDQEAVDVAAYFSGQPRPDFPDKVKDWPNGGKPVDARY is encoded by the coding sequence ATGGCGCTTTCCCTTTCCCGCCTGGCCTTGCTGGGGGCGACGCTCTGCTTGTCTCTTCCCCTGCACGCCAACGTTCCCGACGCTTCGCTGATCGAACAGGGCAAATACGTTGCGCAACTGGGCGACTGCATCGCCTGCCACACCGCCAAGCAAGGCAAGGTGATGGCCGGCGGCCTGGAACTGAGCACGCCAATGGGCACGATCTTTTCGAGCAACATCACGCCGGACCGCGAGACTGGCATTGGCGCCTACACTTTCGAGCAGTTTGACCGCGTCATGCGCGAAGGCGTGACGCCGACGGGGATGAACCTGTACCCGGCGATGCCGTATCCGTCCTACGCCAAGATGAGCGAAACGGACATGCGTGCCCTGTTTGCCTACCTGATGCAAGGCGTCGAGCCGGTGCAGCAGGCCAATCTTGAGGCGGACATGGGTTTTCCGTTCAACCAGCGCTGGGGCCTGGCCCTGTGGAATTTCGCCTTCGTCGATAAACGGCTTTTCAAGCCGGATCCGGCACGCGACGAACCACTCAACCGTGGCGCCTACCTGGTCCAGGGCCTGGGCCACTGTGGCTCCTGCCACACGCCACGGGGCATCGCGTTCCAGGAAAAAGCCATGAGCGACGAAGGCTCCAGCGGCCAGCACTACCTGGCCGGTGAAACCGTCGAGCATTGGCGTGCCCTGAGCCTGCGCAACCTGTGGACGGTGGAAGACACCGTGCAACTGCTCAAGACCGGGCAGAACCGCTTTGCCACGGTCGCCGGCAACATGGCCGATGTGATTCACCACAGCACCCAACACTTTAGCGATGATGACCTGACCGCCATCGCTAGCTATCTGAAGTCGCTGCCGCCCGGCAAGGACGACCTGCCCATGCCGTCCGTGGCCCTGGCGCCTGCCACGCCACCGGCAGATCTGTTCACCAGCCGTGGCGGCCTGGGGTACCTGCAGTTCTGCAGCGACTGTCATCGCAGCGACGGTGCGGGTGTGAAAGGTCTGTTCCCACCCCTGGCCGGCAACCCGAGCATTGCGTCCAGCAACCCGACGTCACTGTTGCACATCACCCTGACGGGCTGGGAAACCGCACAAACGGCAACGCATCCACGGGTCTACACCATGCCGGGTTTCGCCCGTTTGAAGGATCAGGAAATCGCCGAGATCCTCAGTTTCGTGCGCACCCGCTGGGGTAACGAAGGCACGCCTATCAGCGCTGCCCAGGTGAAGAAACTGCGCGATCAACTCAACCCAGCTACCACCGATTCGTCGGCCTTCGAAACCCCGCGCCTGGCCGAGTTGCTCGCGGCGCCCAACGCCGACCAGGTGGTTCGAGGTATGCGCCTGCACCTGCAAACCAAGGAGTTGCTGCCTAACAACGTCGGTAACTCGCTCAATTGCACCAGTTGCCATCTCAATGCCGGCACGGTGGCGGATGGCTCGCCGTTTGTCGGCGTCTCGGCGTTTTTCCCCAGCTATGCGCCGCGCGCGGGCAAGGTGGTGACCCTGGAAGAGCGCATCAATGGCTGCTTCCGTCGCTCGATGAATGGCAAACCCCTGCCGCCGCAATCGGCGGACATGCAAGCGATGGTCGCCTACTTCGACTGGATGAAAAACAACACCCGCCCCGAAGACAACGTGGCCGGGCGCGGCGTGGGCAAGGTCGACCCGGCGATCAAACCGGACCTGGCCAATGGCAAACAGGTCTACGCCAAGCAATGCGCTGTGTGCCATGGCGACAACGGCCAGGGCCTGGCACGGGCCGATGGCGAACTGATCTATCCGCCGCTGTGGGGCGATCAATCGTTCAACATCGGTGCCGGCATGGCGCGCACCTACACGGCCGCGGCGTTCGTCAAACGCAACATGCCGATTGGCTTCCACGAGAAATTCCCGTTGGGGCAGGGCGGCTTGTCGGACCAGGAAGCGGTGGATGTGGCGGCGTATTTCTCCGGCCAACCGCGCCCGGACTTCCCGGACAAGGTCAAGGATTGGCCGAACGGCGGTAAACCTGTCGATGCGCGTTACTAG
- a CDS encoding amino acid ABC transporter substrate-binding protein: protein MNPFKTTLAAIGATAVLGLASTAQAGTTLDAIQKKGFIQCGVSDGLPGFGVPDSKGKMTGIDVDVCHAVAAAVFGDASKVKFTQLTAKERFTALQSGEIDLISRNTTWTSSRDSGMGLVFTGVTYYDGIGFLVNNKLGVTAAKQLDGATVCIQAGTTTELNVSDYFRTHGMKYTPITFDTADESAKGLEAGRCDVLTTDQSGLYAQRIKMAHPDEFVVLPEVISKEPLGPLVRKGDDEWFSIVKWTLFAMLNAEEMGITSQNVEEQAKTTKNPDVARLLGADGEYGKDLKLRKDWVVQIVKQVGNYGEVFERNIGQGSVLKIKRGLNALWNNGGIQYAPPVR, encoded by the coding sequence ATGAACCCATTCAAAACTACTTTGGCCGCCATCGGTGCCACCGCCGTGCTGGGCTTGGCGAGTACCGCCCAGGCGGGCACGACCCTGGACGCTATCCAGAAAAAAGGCTTTATCCAGTGCGGTGTCAGTGACGGGCTGCCGGGCTTCGGCGTACCGGACAGCAAGGGCAAGATGACCGGTATCGATGTGGACGTGTGCCACGCGGTAGCGGCGGCTGTTTTCGGCGACGCGTCGAAAGTGAAATTCACCCAGTTGACCGCCAAGGAGCGCTTCACCGCGCTGCAATCCGGTGAAATCGACCTGATCTCACGCAACACCACCTGGACCAGTTCCCGCGACTCGGGCATGGGCCTGGTGTTCACCGGCGTGACCTACTACGACGGCATCGGCTTCCTGGTAAATAACAAATTGGGCGTCACCGCAGCCAAGCAACTGGACGGCGCCACCGTGTGCATCCAGGCCGGCACCACCACCGAACTCAACGTGTCCGATTACTTCCGCACCCATGGCATGAAGTACACGCCGATCACCTTCGACACCGCCGACGAAAGCGCCAAGGGCCTGGAGGCCGGGCGTTGCGACGTGCTGACCACCGACCAGTCGGGCCTGTACGCCCAGCGCATCAAGATGGCCCACCCTGACGAATTCGTGGTGTTGCCGGAAGTGATTTCCAAGGAGCCGCTGGGGCCGTTGGTGCGCAAGGGGGATGACGAGTGGTTCAGCATCGTCAAATGGACCCTGTTCGCGATGCTCAATGCCGAGGAAATGGGCATCACCTCGCAGAACGTCGAAGAACAGGCCAAGACCACCAAGAACCCTGATGTCGCGCGGTTGCTGGGGGCGGACGGCGAATACGGCAAGGACCTGAAACTGCGCAAGGATTGGGTGGTGCAGATCGTCAAGCAAGTGGGCAACTATGGCGAAGTGTTCGAGCGCAACATCGGCCAGGGCAGCGTGCTGAAGATCAAGCGCGGGCTTAATGCGCTGTGGAACAACGGCGGCATCCAGTACGCTCCGCCGGTTCGCTGA
- a CDS encoding type II toxin-antitoxin system prevent-host-death family antitoxin: METINYTNARAHLAETMDRVNEDHIPLLLTRQKGEPVVMISLSEFNALEETAYLLRSPKNAERLINSVNSLRAGKAKPRRLIEE, encoded by the coding sequence ATGGAAACTATCAACTACACCAATGCCCGCGCTCATCTGGCCGAAACAATGGACCGGGTTAACGAAGATCACATTCCACTGCTACTGACCCGGCAAAAGGGTGAGCCGGTGGTGATGATTTCACTGTCAGAATTCAATGCCCTTGAAGAGACTGCCTATCTGCTGCGCTCGCCTAAAAATGCCGAACGCCTCATCAACTCAGTCAACAGCCTGAGAGCCGGTAAAGCGAAGCCAAGGCGGTTAATTGAAGAATGA
- a CDS encoding MlaA family lipoprotein, with protein sequence MRSPTYPQHLARQAVLLLTVSYLTGCASPPPVTPTTQCAQVNYPVYDPAEPVNRGVFAFNRAVDDYALAPVARGYRYLPDFFQQGVHNFASNFSEPKVFINDLLQGNPRRSVNTLGRFAVNTTVGVVGLFDVSDRLGIPRHTADFGQTFGVWGMGSGPIVELPLLGTSNSRDAAGKVLSFLVSPLGDSDTVQTLGTLSLVGGTVATRASLLPLTDSLQKLPDYYSALRNVVAENRAAFVREGKQGATSPGLDSCANGVSDDF encoded by the coding sequence ATGCGCTCGCCGACGTACCCCCAGCATCTGGCCCGCCAGGCCGTGCTGTTGTTGACTGTGTCTTACCTGACGGGCTGTGCGAGCCCGCCTCCCGTAACGCCCACCACGCAATGTGCACAGGTGAACTACCCGGTGTATGACCCGGCCGAACCGGTCAACCGTGGGGTGTTTGCCTTCAACCGTGCGGTGGACGACTACGCCCTGGCTCCCGTGGCTCGCGGCTACCGTTACCTGCCGGATTTTTTCCAGCAAGGTGTGCATAACTTCGCGAGCAACTTCAGCGAGCCGAAGGTGTTTATCAACGACCTGCTGCAAGGCAACCCGCGACGTTCGGTCAATACCCTGGGGCGTTTCGCAGTGAACACGACGGTGGGCGTGGTGGGGTTGTTCGACGTGTCAGACCGCCTGGGCATCCCGCGCCACACAGCAGACTTCGGCCAGACATTCGGCGTGTGGGGCATGGGCAGCGGCCCCATTGTCGAATTGCCCTTGCTGGGCACCAGCAACAGCCGGGACGCAGCGGGCAAGGTCTTGAGCTTCCTGGTCTCGCCGCTGGGCGACAGCGATACGGTACAGACCCTGGGCACCCTCAGCCTGGTCGGCGGTACGGTCGCTACACGGGCATCGCTCTTGCCGCTTACCGACAGCCTGCAGAAGCTGCCGGATTACTACAGCGCGTTGCGTAATGTGGTAGCGGAAAATCGGGCGGCGTTTGTGCGGGAGGGCAAGCAAGGCGCTACATCTCCCGGTCTAGACAGTTGCGCGAATGGCGTCTCTGACGACTTTTGA
- a CDS encoding DUF6622 family protein, with translation MLDILQGTPIWVYAIYLWICYYGIKACLGGRENRRSLVILPVVLVVWSLMSLAPSILSSGAWVAGAVLGSLMGMVLFNAEGAQLDANGETLVLPGTWKTLLISQLFFAVKYYFGYQQAVHPLLLSTPSMLMAVGGVSGFTVGLFCGRAVRLQRALTALRRDKGIVLP, from the coding sequence ATGCTCGACATCCTCCAAGGCACGCCCATTTGGGTCTACGCCATTTACCTGTGGATTTGCTACTACGGCATCAAGGCCTGCCTGGGCGGACGCGAGAATCGTCGCTCGCTGGTGATCCTGCCGGTGGTGCTGGTGGTGTGGTCGTTGATGTCACTGGCGCCTTCAATCCTGTCGAGCGGCGCCTGGGTTGCCGGCGCGGTGCTGGGCAGCCTGATGGGGATGGTGTTGTTCAACGCTGAAGGGGCGCAACTGGATGCCAATGGCGAGACCCTGGTATTGCCGGGCACCTGGAAAACCCTGCTGATCTCGCAACTGTTCTTCGCGGTGAAGTACTACTTCGGTTACCAGCAAGCCGTGCATCCGCTGCTGCTGAGCACGCCGTCGATGCTGATGGCAGTGGGAGGCGTGTCGGGGTTTACCGTAGGTCTGTTTTGCGGACGGGCCGTACGGTTGCAGCGGGCGCTGACGGCGTTGCGTCGGGATAAGGGCATTGTGCTGCCTTGA
- a CDS encoding Txe/YoeB family addiction module toxin, which translates to MKILFTPEGWDDYLWFQQNDKAGLKRINLLIKAIQRDPFEGVGKPEPLKHNLSGFWSRRITAEHRLVYGIEDDEVQILMCRYHY; encoded by the coding sequence ATGAAAATACTCTTTACCCCTGAGGGCTGGGACGACTATCTGTGGTTTCAACAGAACGACAAAGCAGGGCTCAAGCGTATAAACCTGCTGATCAAAGCCATCCAGCGGGATCCATTCGAGGGCGTTGGCAAGCCTGAGCCGCTCAAACACAACCTGAGTGGTTTCTGGTCTCGACGGATCACTGCAGAGCATCGTCTGGTTTATGGTATTGAAGACGACGAAGTGCAGATACTGATGTGCCGTTATCACTACTGA
- a CDS encoding sensor domain-containing diguanylate cyclase, with translation MDDTSDNNPLKQDFSHFNADMLHTVLELVSDGIWDWNANTGFVYRNPGWYEMLGYHRHALENSVFTWENVIHPDDSPDVMKVFDDYIHRRAPHYQAEYRCRKKDGSYLWIEDRGYVIARNTDGSVARMVGAHRDIHLRKCSVEQLERRNQSLEALVAERTRELSRVNQQLQLQLDENRSLAERDALTLVANRYRLEKVLLEECDRAQRFRLPLVLIAMDIDDFKSINDRYGHGVGDQTLVQVVECLQSCIRPSDLLARWGGDEFVLVLPKTSLEIAKTMAASIRLKLKNSPHRDDFKVTLSLGVAERQTEEPPAALIARADQALYRAKAAGKDGVSE, from the coding sequence ATGGACGATACCTCCGACAATAACCCGTTGAAGCAGGACTTCTCTCACTTCAACGCCGACATGCTGCACACCGTCCTGGAGCTGGTCAGCGACGGGATCTGGGATTGGAACGCCAATACCGGGTTCGTCTACCGCAACCCCGGCTGGTACGAAATGCTTGGCTATCATCGCCATGCACTGGAGAACAGCGTGTTCACCTGGGAGAACGTGATCCACCCGGATGACTCCCCCGACGTGATGAAGGTGTTCGACGACTACATCCACCGTCGCGCCCCCCATTACCAAGCCGAGTACCGTTGCCGTAAAAAAGATGGCAGCTACCTGTGGATCGAAGACCGCGGCTACGTGATCGCGCGCAATACGGATGGCTCGGTCGCGCGCATGGTCGGTGCCCATCGCGATATTCATCTGCGCAAATGCTCTGTCGAGCAGTTGGAACGGCGCAATCAATCCCTTGAAGCGCTGGTGGCCGAACGCACGCGCGAGCTGTCGCGGGTCAATCAGCAGTTGCAGCTACAGTTGGATGAAAACCGCTCCCTCGCCGAAAGGGATGCCCTGACCCTGGTCGCCAATCGCTACCGCCTGGAAAAAGTGTTGCTGGAAGAGTGCGACCGCGCCCAGCGCTTTCGCCTGCCACTGGTGCTGATTGCGATGGATATCGACGACTTCAAGTCGATCAATGACCGATACGGCCACGGTGTGGGCGATCAGACGCTGGTGCAGGTGGTTGAATGCCTGCAAAGCTGTATCCGCCCAAGTGACTTGCTGGCCCGATGGGGCGGCGATGAATTTGTGCTGGTCTTGCCCAAAACCTCGCTGGAGATCGCCAAGACAATGGCGGCGAGTATCCGTTTGAAGTTGAAGAACAGCCCGCACCGGGACGACTTCAAGGTCACCCTGAGCCTGGGCGTGGCCGAGCGTCAAACGGAGGAGCCCCCCGCCGCCTTGATTGCGCGCGCCGATCAGGCGTTGTATCGCGCCAAAGCGGCGGGGAAGGATGGGGTGTCCGAATGA
- a CDS encoding LysR substrate-binding domain-containing protein produces the protein MISKRLTPSMTALQCFEAAARHLSFTRAAEELHLTQSAVSKQVAQLEEMLCHNLFERVRQRLYLSPAGSLYLAEVHKILTQVDISSRYILTYGGETEVLRIATQPTFGDRWLVPKLKDFAAKHPNIHLDVRNELEPFDVLQAKADIAFFFGQGSWPGATCLELFRETVVPVCAPGFVAEGSDASSHHTLLQCTSRPEAWHEWFLEQGLHSQNSYHGPRFDTFYMCIRAAQSGYGVALVPQYLVADELAQGSLMIPWNYAMPSSGAHFIAHAEHAGEIPKVKAFLNWMVEYVGAHPDFQS, from the coding sequence ATGATTTCAAAACGTTTGACCCCCTCGATGACGGCCCTGCAATGCTTCGAGGCCGCCGCCCGCCATTTGAGTTTCACTCGCGCCGCCGAAGAGCTGCACCTGACCCAGAGTGCGGTGAGCAAGCAGGTGGCGCAGTTGGAAGAGATGCTCTGCCACAACCTATTCGAACGGGTGCGTCAGCGCCTGTACCTGTCGCCGGCGGGCTCGTTGTACCTGGCCGAGGTGCACAAGATCCTCACCCAGGTGGACATCTCCAGCCGCTACATCCTCACCTACGGCGGCGAGACTGAAGTGCTGCGCATCGCCACCCAGCCAACCTTCGGTGACCGCTGGCTGGTGCCCAAGCTCAAGGACTTTGCGGCGAAACATCCGAATATTCATCTGGACGTGCGCAACGAGCTGGAGCCTTTCGACGTGTTGCAGGCCAAGGCCGACATCGCATTTTTCTTCGGTCAGGGCTCCTGGCCGGGGGCGACCTGCCTCGAGCTGTTTCGTGAGACGGTGGTGCCGGTGTGTGCACCAGGTTTTGTCGCCGAAGGCAGCGATGCCTCGTCACACCACACCTTGTTGCAATGCACCTCGCGCCCGGAAGCCTGGCACGAATGGTTCCTGGAACAGGGCCTGCACTCACAGAATAGCTACCATGGGCCGCGTTTCGACACGTTCTACATGTGCATCCGGGCGGCACAATCAGGCTATGGCGTGGCGCTGGTGCCGCAGTATCTGGTGGCGGACGAATTGGCCCAGGGCAGCCTGATGATTCCCTGGAACTATGCAATGCCCAGCAGCGGCGCGCACTTCATCGCCCATGCCGAACATGCCGGCGAGATCCCCAAGGTGAAAGCCTTCCTCAACTGGATGGTGGAGTACGTCGGCGCACATCCCGACTTTCAGTCATGA